Within Acidimicrobiales bacterium, the genomic segment CATCGCTCATTGGCTTCTCCTGCTGTCGGGGGTCATCGGACGAGGGCGTGGACCCGCGCCCCGATGTCGTCGATCGCGTCGTCGAACGCGGCCGGTGTGCCGACTTCGACGGGATCGGGCACAGACCAGTGCCACCAGTCGTCGCCCGGGGCGAGCTCCTCGTGGGCGCGGTCACACACCGTCACGGTGAGCTCGGCCGGCTCGTCGGGGTCGAACGCCCTGGGCTTCGCCGAGCCGAGGTCCAGACCGGCCCGCCGCGCGGCCTCACTTGCACCCGGATGCACCCTGGGTGCGGGATGGGTCCCGGCCGATCCCGATTCCCCGCCGGTGACGGTGCGCCAGATGGCCGCTGCGAGCTGGGAGCGCGCGGAGTTGTGGGTGCAGACGAAAAGGACACGTCCGGCCGGCAGGGGCAACGCCACCCCGAGATCGCACAGCGCCGGGCGCACGAGCCGCACGTAGCGGCGGCGCCTGTCACCACTCGAGGTGAACCTCTCGATCAGGCCGGCCGCGGCGAGCACGTCGAGGTGATGGGCGAGCAGGTTGGAGGGCACATCGAGGCGCCCGGCTATCTCGGTGGGTGACCGGTCCGTGGCGGCGAGGTCGTCGACGATCGCCAGGCGCAGAGGATCACCCAGCGCGGCGTGGCGCTCTGCCCTGAGCAATCGGTGCCGTATCGCCCCGACCGTCCCCTCCGTCGGGGTTCGCTCCTCGTGGCTGTCGCCATCGGGCCTGCTGTCGGGCCGCTCGTCCCTCACCGTGCCCACGATACGTCTCAATAGTTAATGAGTCAATTTGTCATGAGTCACCGTCGCCGGTTGGCGGGAGGTGGGGCCTGGACGCGAGGGCCCGACGCAGGACCGCCCGATCGCGCTCGTAGGACAGAAGCGCATAGGCGGACTCGACCCCGACCCAGGCCAGCTCGTCGACCTCGTCGTTGGGCACGAAGCCCGTTCCCCCGTCGGTGGCCGTCATGACCCAGTAGCGGACCCGTTTCGAACGGCCGCGGTGATCGGTGTAGGTGATGTCGCCGATACGGCGGCCGAGCGCGCACACGTGGCCTGTCTCCTCGGCGACCTCACGCAACGCCGCCTGCTCATGGGTCTCGCCGGGATCGAGCTTGCCCTTGGGCAGCGACCAGTCGTCATAGCGTGGGCGGTGCACGACGAGCACGCGGCCGTCGTCGATCACCACACCCCCGGCGGCCTCGACCTCGAATGAGGCCGCCGCGGAATCCGGGTCGTTCCCCCTCACGGGGTCAGTGGGCCGATCTCTCGAACTCGTCATGGGCGTTGAGACCCCCTGCCTCGCTGACCCGCTCCCAACGACCGTCGGGCTCGAGCGCCCAGGCGAGGGTCTCGTCCGCCAGATTCATCGCGAGCACGGAATCCAGTTCGGCCTGAAGCGACTCGTCCTCGACCGGCACGAGGCACTCGACCCGCCGATCGAGGTTGCGCGGCATGAGGTCGCCGGACCCGATGAGGTGGACTGGTCGTCCGTCACCGGAGCCGTTCGCGAACCGGTAGATGCGCGAGTGTTCCAGGTAGCGGCCGACGAGAGACCTTACTCGGATGTTCTCGGACAGGCCCGGCATCCCGGGACGCAGGCAGCAGATGCCCCGCACGATGAGATCGATGTCCACTCCGGCCTGGGAGGCCTCGTAGAGCAGGTCGATCAACGGCGGGTCGACGAGGCTGTTCATCTTCAAGGTGATCGCACCGGCGGGGCCACGGGCGATCTCGCCGTTGATCAGCTCGGTCACCCGCGTTCGCATGAACCGGGGTGCCACCACGAGGCGCTGATAGTCGATGTCGTGGCCGTAGCCGGTCAGGCTGTTGAACAGGTGGGAGAGATCGTCGCCGATCTCCGGGTCGCAGGTGAACAAGCCGAGATCCTCGTAGATCCGGGCCGTCTTCGAGTTGTAGTTGCCGGTACCGATGTGGCAGTAGCGCCGCAGTCCGTCCGCCTCGTCGCGCACCACCAGACACGTCTTGGCGTGGACCTTCAGGCCGACGAGGCCGTATGCGACGTGCACGCCCACACGCTCGAGGGCCCGGGCCCATTCGATGTTGGCCGCCTCGTCGAAGCGCGCCTTCAACTCGACGACGACCGCCACCTGCTTGCCGTGCTCAGCGGCCCGGATCAGAGAATCGACGATCGGGCTGTCGCCGGAGGTCCGGTACAGCGTGCACTTGAGGGCGAGTACGTGGGGGTCCGAAGCGGCCTGGCGGATGAACTCCGCGACGGTTCCGTCGAAGCTCGTGTACGGGTGATGGACGAGAATGTCCTTGAGCCGTATGGCGTGGAACAGGTCCACGACGTCCTCGTTGACGTCGCGCAGCGGCTCGGGGACGACGGGCGAAAAACCCGGCGCCTTGAGGTCGTCACGGTCGAGCGCATGGAGTTGCCACAGACCGGCGACATCGAGGAGCACCGGCGAGACGTAGACGTCATCGGGACCGAGATCCAGTTCGTCGACGAGCAGGTCCCGCAACTCGACCGAGATCGGCCGTTCGATCTCGAGGCGGACGACCTTGCCGAACCGCCGCTGGCGCAACTCTGCCTCGATGGCGGTCAACAGGTCGTCGGACTCACGCTCGTCGACGGCGAGGTCGGCGTTGCGCGTCACCCGGAAGACGACCTTCTCGAGGATCTCCAGCCCGGGGAAAAGCGATTCGAGATGCGCGGCGATGACCCGCTCGATCGGGATGAACCGTTCGCCGTCGGGCAACGTGAGGAATCGGCCGTAGGAGAGCGGGACCTTGAGCCGGGCGAAGTGCCGATCCCCGGTTTCGGGCTCCCCGAGGAGCACCCCGAGGCTGATCGAGAGGTTCGACAGGTAGGGGAACGGATGGCCCGGATCCACCGCCAGTGGCGTGAGAATCGGGAAGATCCGATTCTCGAACTCCCCGGTGAGGAACTTGCAGTCGTCAGGGCCCAGACTGGCCCAGTCGACGACGGCGACCTGCTCGGCGGTCAGCGCGGGAAGGATCTCACCGGTGAGCACAGCCTCGAGCCGGTGAACGAGGCGGGTGACCGAATCGGAGATCTCGGCGAGCTGGGTGGAAGGGCTCATGCCGTCCGGCGACGGGCCGGTACGGCCGTGGGAGACCTTGTCCTTGAGCCCCGCCACGCGCACCTGGAAGAACTCGTCGAGGTTCTGGCCGAAGATGGCACAGAACTTCACCCGCTCGAGGAGCGGCAGTCGCCCGTCCTCGGCCTGGGCCAGGACCCGCGCGTTGAAATCGAGCCAGCTCAACTCTCGATTGAAGAACCGATCGGGGTCCTCGGGATCCACCGTCTGCCTCTCGTGTGACTGCCGGGTGTCGAGATGGGGGACGACTCGGCTCCGGCTCGACTACGCCGAAGTCTCCTCTTCATACCCGAGATCCCATTCGAGCATGAGATTCTCACGCTCGGCGTCACGGTTGACCCGCTCCCGGTTGCGACGGAACTGGGGGTCGTGGGGGGGCAGGAGCAGCAGTCGGGCGGTGACCCGGGCCCTGAAGTCGTCGATCAGTGAGGAGTCGCCGAAGTCCGAGCGGAAGTCCCAGTGGGGCGCGACCGGGCCGAGGTAGATGATCTTGACGTGACCGACCGGTGGTACCGGCTCGGTTTCTTCTGGCGCGACGTCGACCATGTGATCCTCCTGCCGGGCACGGCCCGGCGACGCTGACGATCGGAGTCTAGGGCCGCGTCTCAGTCCCCGGCATCGGAGCGCGAGCCCATGACGACGCTGAGGTCGACCGCAACCCCGCCCCGCAGCACGCTCACGATGACGACATCACCGGGATCGAGACCTCTCACAACCCTTGACACGTCGGGCGCCGAGGCGACCCGTTCGTCGGCGATGGCGATGACCACGTCGCCCTCCTGCAGCCCGCCGGAGGCCGCGGCCGAGCTCGCGAGGACGTCGGTCACGAACGCGCCCGAGTCGACGACCACGTCAAACTCGTCGAGCGTCGCGGCATCGACCTCGTCGACGGTGAGCGTCGATATCCCCAGGAACGCCGTGTCCGGTGTGATGGCGCCGTCGCCGGAGAGCAGGTCGTCCAGCAGTGGCTTCACGGAGTCGATGGCGATCGCGAAGCCGATGTTCTGAGCCTCGTTGATGATCGCCGTGTTGATCCCCACGACCTCACCGACCACGTTCACCAGGGGGCCGCCCGAATTGCCGGGGTTGATCGCCGCATCCGTTTGGATCAGGTCGTCGAGGCTGATGAGCCCGGCATCGATCTGTCGCCCCGTGGCTGAGACGATGCCGCGCGTGACGGTCGGGGTGGCACCGAGGTTGAGGGCGTTGCCGATTGCGACGACCTCGTCCCCCACGCGCAACTCCGCGGACACGCCGAGGGCGGCCGGCGTCGTGCCCGTTACGCCACGCGCCCGGATGAGGGCGATGTCGTCGTCGGGGAAACTGCCGACCAGGTCAGCCGTCACGGTCGTCCCGTCGAAGA encodes:
- a CDS encoding trypsin-like peptidase domain-containing protein — translated: MEADRAPVLAPRAPSGPPLYDPEVDGDRLFTPVRRPDPTPAPVTVVTGPSRRAMVVVAVIMAVIAAFGAGVTVAWLGGGDEAPVAVAPVDFEGLGPADALAGEPLDVQQVLARVGPSVVTIVTNSETFRGIFEGAGSGVVVSDRGHILTNAHVISGADEIEVGFFDGTTVTADLVGSFPDDDIALIRARGVTGTTPAALGVSAELRVGDEVVAIGNALNLGATPTVTRGIVSATGRQIDAGLISLDDLIQTDAAINPGNSGGPLVNVVGEVVGINTAIINEAQNIGFAIAIDSVKPLLDDLLSGDGAITPDTAFLGISTLTVDEVDAATLDEFDVVVDSGAFVTDVLASSAAASGGLQEGDVVIAIADERVASAPDVSRVVRGLDPGDVVIVSVLRGGVAVDLSVVMGSRSDAGD
- a CDS encoding NUDIX hydrolase, with protein sequence MRGNDPDSAAASFEVEAAGGVVIDDGRVLVVHRPRYDDWSLPKGKLDPGETHEQAALREVAEETGHVCALGRRIGDITYTDHRGRSKRVRYWVMTATDGGTGFVPNDEVDELAWVGVESAYALLSYERDRAVLRRALASRPHLPPTGDGDS
- a CDS encoding helix-turn-helix domain-containing protein, whose product is MRDERPDSRPDGDSHEERTPTEGTVGAIRHRLLRAERHAALGDPLRLAIVDDLAATDRSPTEIAGRLDVPSNLLAHHLDVLAAAGLIERFTSSGDRRRRYVRLVRPALCDLGVALPLPAGRVLFVCTHNSARSQLAAAIWRTVTGGESGSAGTHPAPRVHPGASEAARRAGLDLGSAKPRAFDPDEPAELTVTVCDRAHEELAPGDDWWHWSVPDPVEVGTPAAFDDAIDDIGARVHALVR